The genomic region GTCGAAGTTCATCACCTGCACGTACATCGTCCAGGATGGCGGGCTTCCGTTCAGGATGCTGGTGTACAGGTCGCGGATGTGATGGTCGGGGTCCTCCGACGCCATCGCTCCGGCCTCGGCGTCGGTGAGGTTGTCGATGCCCTGGTCGGTGGTGAACGTGTACTTGATCCAGAAGCGTTCGCCGCCCCCGTTGACCCACATGAAGGTGTGGCTGCCGTAGCCGTTCATGGTGCGCCAGCTGCGCGGCGTGCCCCGGTCGGTCATCAGCAGGGTGACCTGGTGCGCCGACTCCGGGGTCAGGGTCCAGAAGTCCCACTGCAGGTTGTGGTCGCGCAGGTTGGTGTCGGCGCGGCGCTTCTGCGAGTGGACGAAGTCGGAGAACCTCCGGGGGTCGCGGATGAAGAAGACCGGGGTGTTGTTCCCCACCAGGTCGTAGTTGCCGTCCTCGGTGTAGAACTTGATCGCGAAGCCGCGCGGGTCGCGCTGGGAGTCGGCCGAGCCGAGGTCGCCGGCGACGCCGGCGAAGCGCAGGAACACCGGCGTCCTCCTGCCCACCTGGCCGAGGAAGGCCGCCCTGGTCCACTGGGTGACGTCGTCGGTCACCTCGAAGTGGCCGTGGGCGGCGCCGCCCCTGGCGTGGACCACCCGCTCCGGAACCCGCCCCCGGGGGATTCCGGCGACCGTGGTGGTCGCCGGGCGCTGCT from Candidatus Dormiibacterota bacterium harbors:
- a CDS encoding catalase, with the translated sequence MSEQRPATTTVAGIPRGRVPERVVHARGGAAHGHFEVTDDVTQWTRAAFLGQVGRRTPVFLRFAGVAGDLGSADSQRDPRGFAIKFYTEDGNYDLVGNNTPVFFIRDPRRFSDFVHSQKRRADTNLRDHNLQWDFWTLTPESAHQVTLLMTDRGTPRSWRTMNGYGSHTFMWVNGGGERFWIKYTFTTDQGIDNLTDAEAGAMASEDPDHHIRDLYTSILNGSPPSWTMYVQVMNFDDAPGYRFNPFDLTKVWPHGDHPLIRVGRLVLDRNPENYVAEVEQAAFEPANMVPGIGPSPDRMLQGRLFSYPDTHRYRIGANYLQLPINRPLNQVHSGYGAEPSYEIGGEMVRAASLLHAEDDDVVQPRALWERVLSPVDREHLIGNIAGHMSRGLTPEMTTRVIAYWTAVHPDLGAGVARAVNRAPQPVGSSAGS